In the genome of Telluria beijingensis, one region contains:
- a CDS encoding LexA family transcriptional regulator, with protein MEQWKLRLAEARAAKGLSKSDFAKAVRISPPTATDWEKSVADGGIKEISGIRLTKVCEVLGIDPMWLLHGKGDGPARAPSPDRIEDIKPVASADADSGAFVHIPKVRLLVSAGVSGFGVEPEPYDGSTATVPADWLRRRQLRAEHLIAIRVRGRSMEPTFNEGDTVFINKLDTEPSDGAVFVINYEGEDVIKRLTRDAGDWYLVSDNRSQEYHRKLCKGAECIIIGRVVRSEREHY; from the coding sequence ATGGAACAATGGAAACTAAGACTTGCCGAAGCACGTGCTGCGAAGGGGTTGAGCAAAAGTGATTTTGCGAAGGCCGTTCGCATCTCGCCGCCTACGGCTACTGACTGGGAGAAAAGTGTCGCTGACGGCGGCATCAAGGAAATATCGGGCATCCGACTGACGAAAGTCTGCGAGGTGCTTGGGATTGACCCGATGTGGCTCCTGCACGGCAAAGGGGATGGGCCAGCCAGGGCGCCGTCGCCCGACCGGATTGAAGACATCAAGCCAGTCGCCAGTGCCGACGCCGACAGCGGAGCCTTCGTGCACATCCCGAAGGTACGCCTCTTGGTCTCGGCTGGTGTGAGCGGTTTCGGCGTTGAGCCGGAGCCGTATGACGGATCGACCGCCACAGTGCCAGCCGACTGGTTGCGGCGGCGCCAGCTGCGCGCCGAGCACCTGATCGCGATACGCGTGCGCGGCCGCAGTATGGAGCCGACCTTCAACGAAGGTGATACCGTCTTCATCAACAAGCTCGACACGGAACCTTCCGACGGCGCGGTATTCGTCATCAACTACGAGGGCGAAGATGTGATCAAGCGCCTCACCCGTGACGCTGGCGATTGGTACCTGGTCTCGGACAACCGTAGCCAGGAATACCACCGGAAGCTATGTAAGGGTGCCGAGTGCATCATCATAGGTCGCGTGGTTCGTAGCGAGCGAGAACACTACTAG